The following coding sequences lie in one Saccharopolyspora hordei genomic window:
- a CDS encoding SSI family serine proteinase inhibitor: protein MVDTRLTGRIFLTAAALTGAALVPALANAEPAAEANGSTLHLTVSTQNRDEAPRTVVLNCHPSGGSHPHADAACQTLDAVNGDLNLLSEGQAMCTLQYQPVTYTASGTWQGRPVSFEKTYSNECVAEASTGKVFAF, encoded by the coding sequence ATGGTTGACACACGGCTGACCGGCCGCATCTTCCTCACCGCAGCCGCCCTCACCGGCGCTGCGCTCGTCCCGGCGCTGGCCAACGCGGAACCCGCGGCGGAGGCGAACGGGAGCACCCTGCACTTGACCGTCAGCACCCAGAACCGCGACGAGGCGCCCCGCACCGTGGTGCTGAACTGTCACCCCTCGGGCGGCTCGCACCCGCACGCCGACGCCGCGTGCCAGACGCTCGACGCGGTCAACGGCGACCTCAACCTGCTCAGTGAGGGCCAGGCCATGTGCACGCTCCAGTACCAGCCGGTGACCTACACCGCGAGCGGCACCTGGCAGGGCCGCCCGGTGAGCTTCGAGAAGACCTACTCGAACGAGTGCGTCGCGGAGGCCTCCACCGGCAAGGTGTTCGCCTTCTGA
- a CDS encoding AMP-dependent synthetase/ligase has protein sequence MSGTEPWAAAALETTLPQLLSRNVAQFPQHPALTDGDRTLTWEQVWHEVQVVAAGLAALGLRRGQAVLIMVPNQVEHWLVDVAATHLGAVPSTLYPTLSQEQVHYIAHHSRAKVVVLAGADQLRRWSQTLRNASGVEHVVVLDEQAMVSADERFRTWRRLRELGEQRLREDPELVRRASTAIGPADPAAILYTSGTTGEQKGVVLTHRNICFAAASLHQATLAERHAPRICYLPLAHIAERMVSIYAALHDVAHVHFCADQTQLPAALARARPALFFAVPRVWEKLAAALRDVPAERRTPQAARRLRARLGLDRASWPASGAAPIDRELLELFSSFGLDIYELWGMTETTGCVTTNRAGAHRPGTVGQPVPGVEVRTSDDGEVLVRGPLVCAGYLEPDGAIRPATDADGWLHTGDIGVLDADGFLSITDRKKELIISAGGKNIAPTAVENALRAHPLIGHALVFGDRRPYLVALLVLDEEAAPKWAREHGLGVTSLRDLAEHPAVLSEVAAAVEAANARLNRPEQVKRYRVLAHTWGVEGGELTPTLKLKRRVIHEKYADVIDQLYGS, from the coding sequence ATGAGCGGAACGGAACCGTGGGCGGCGGCCGCGCTGGAGACGACGCTCCCGCAGCTGTTGTCGCGCAACGTCGCACAGTTCCCGCAGCACCCCGCGCTGACCGACGGGGACCGCACGCTGACCTGGGAGCAGGTCTGGCACGAGGTGCAGGTGGTGGCCGCCGGGCTCGCCGCGCTCGGTCTGCGGCGCGGCCAGGCGGTGCTGATCATGGTGCCGAACCAGGTGGAGCACTGGCTGGTCGACGTCGCGGCCACCCACCTCGGCGCGGTGCCCAGCACCCTCTACCCCACGCTCAGCCAGGAGCAGGTGCACTACATCGCGCACCACAGCCGGGCCAAGGTCGTGGTGCTCGCCGGGGCCGACCAGCTGCGCCGCTGGTCGCAGACGCTGCGCAACGCCTCCGGCGTCGAGCACGTGGTGGTGCTCGACGAGCAGGCGATGGTGTCGGCCGACGAGCGCTTCCGCACCTGGCGACGGCTGCGGGAGCTCGGTGAGCAGCGGCTGCGGGAGGACCCCGAGCTGGTGCGGCGGGCCTCGACGGCGATCGGTCCGGCGGACCCGGCCGCGATCCTCTACACCTCCGGGACCACGGGTGAGCAGAAGGGCGTGGTGCTGACCCACCGCAACATCTGCTTCGCGGCGGCGTCCCTGCACCAGGCCACCCTGGCCGAGCGGCACGCGCCGCGGATCTGCTACCTGCCGCTGGCGCACATCGCCGAGCGGATGGTGAGCATCTACGCGGCCCTGCACGACGTCGCCCACGTGCACTTCTGCGCCGACCAGACGCAGCTGCCCGCAGCCCTGGCGCGCGCCCGGCCGGCGCTGTTCTTCGCCGTGCCGCGGGTGTGGGAGAAGCTCGCCGCCGCCCTCCGGGACGTGCCGGCCGAGCGGCGCACCCCGCAGGCCGCGCGGCGCCTGCGGGCCCGGCTCGGGCTGGACCGCGCCAGCTGGCCGGCCAGCGGCGCCGCCCCGATCGACCGCGAGCTGCTGGAGCTGTTCAGCTCCTTCGGCCTGGACATCTACGAGCTGTGGGGCATGACGGAGACGACCGGGTGCGTGACCACCAACCGCGCCGGAGCGCACCGGCCCGGGACGGTGGGGCAGCCGGTGCCGGGCGTGGAGGTGCGGACCAGCGACGACGGCGAGGTGCTGGTGCGCGGCCCCCTGGTGTGCGCGGGGTACCTCGAGCCCGATGGCGCGATCCGGCCGGCCACCGACGCCGACGGTTGGCTGCACACCGGCGACATCGGGGTGCTCGACGCCGACGGGTTCCTGTCCATCACCGACCGCAAGAAGGAACTGATCATCTCCGCGGGCGGCAAGAACATCGCGCCCACCGCGGTGGAGAACGCGCTGCGCGCGCACCCGCTGATCGGGCACGCGCTGGTGTTCGGCGACCGCAGGCCGTACCTGGTCGCGCTGCTCGTTCTCGACGAGGAGGCGGCGCCGAAGTGGGCGCGCGAGCACGGCCTCGGCGTCACGTCGCTGCGCGACCTCGCCGAGCACCCCGCGGTGCTGTCCGAAGTGGCCGCCGCGGTCGAGGCCGCCAACGCCCGCCTGAACCGGCCGGAGCAGGTCAAGCGCTACCGCGTGCTCGCGCACACGTGGGGCGTCGAGGGCGGGGAGCTGACCCCGACGCTGAAGCTCAAGCGCCGCGTGATCCACGAGAAGTACGCCGACGTCATCGACCAGCTCTACGGCTCGTGA
- a CDS encoding CoA transferase, which produces MTGTGGPLAGIKVVELAGIGPAPFCAMLLADLGADVVRVDRPTASGGQGDLLNRGKRSVQVDLKHERGAEAVLALAERADVLLEGLRPGVTERLGVGPEQCWEVNPKLVYGRMTGWGQDGPLAPTAGHDIDYISLTGMLHAIGREGGPPQVPANLLGDFGGGAMYLAVGVLAALLEARTSGRGQVVDAAIVDGAAHLGTMLFSFLGTGAWKTERGTNLLDTGAPYYDVYETADGEHVSVGALEPQFYAELLERLGLTGQVPDRDDPANWPRLREVFAETFRQRTRQEWAEVFEGSDACVAPVLSMTEAETHPHVAARGSLVRRDGVLQPAPAPRFSRTPNPEPRPVATPGAHTDAVAQDWKIPQDLLDSGAFGPRG; this is translated from the coding sequence GTGACGGGAACAGGTGGGCCGCTGGCCGGGATCAAGGTCGTGGAACTGGCCGGGATCGGCCCGGCGCCCTTCTGCGCGATGCTGCTGGCCGACCTGGGCGCCGACGTGGTGCGGGTGGACCGGCCGACGGCCTCCGGTGGCCAGGGCGACCTGCTCAACCGCGGCAAGCGGTCGGTGCAGGTCGACCTCAAGCACGAGCGCGGGGCGGAAGCCGTGCTCGCCCTCGCCGAACGGGCCGACGTGCTGCTGGAAGGCCTGCGCCCCGGGGTCACCGAACGGCTCGGCGTCGGCCCCGAGCAGTGCTGGGAGGTCAACCCGAAGCTCGTCTACGGGCGGATGACCGGCTGGGGCCAGGACGGTCCCCTGGCACCGACCGCCGGGCACGACATCGACTACATCTCGCTCACCGGCATGCTGCACGCCATCGGTCGCGAGGGCGGGCCACCGCAGGTCCCGGCGAACCTGCTCGGCGACTTCGGCGGCGGCGCGATGTACCTGGCCGTCGGGGTGCTGGCGGCGCTGCTCGAAGCGCGCACCAGCGGCCGCGGGCAGGTCGTCGACGCCGCCATCGTGGACGGTGCCGCGCACCTCGGCACGATGCTGTTCAGCTTCCTCGGCACCGGCGCCTGGAAGACCGAGCGCGGCACGAACCTGCTGGACACCGGCGCCCCCTACTACGACGTCTACGAGACCGCCGACGGCGAGCACGTCTCGGTCGGCGCGCTGGAACCGCAGTTCTACGCCGAACTGCTGGAGCGGCTCGGCCTGACCGGCCAGGTGCCCGACCGCGACGACCCGGCGAACTGGCCCCGGCTGCGGGAGGTCTTCGCCGAGACCTTCCGCCAGCGCACCCGCCAGGAGTGGGCCGAGGTGTTCGAGGGCTCCGACGCCTGCGTCGCCCCGGTGCTGTCCATGACGGAAGCCGAGACGCACCCGCACGTGGCGGCCCGCGGGAGCCTGGTGCGCCGCGACGGGGTGCTGCAACCCGCCCCGGCACCCCGGTTCAGCCGCACCCCCAACCCCGAGCCGCGCCCGGTCGCGACCCCCGGCGCGCACACCGACGCGGTGGCGCAGGACTGGAAGATCCCCCAGGACCTGCTCGACTCGGGCGCGTTCGGCCCGAGGGGCTGA
- a CDS encoding MFS transporter, with the protein MATASAGPDRVAVRKAAFASAVGNTIELYDFLIYGTAAAVVFNKLFFPSGDPWVGALLAFATFGAGFLARPLGAAVIGHFGDLVGRKRMLVITLSVTGACTALIGLLPTYQQVGVWAPLLLVTLRLVQGFFLGGEQGGAVLMAVEHAPPHRHGWYGGWTFLGSPTGMFLATGAFAGATALSGDAFLSWGWRLPFLVSLVLVGVGLYVRLRLAESPEFAKIRQRGERARLPVAEAFARSWRQILLSAGVNLGFNTFIFILTTFLLTYGTEELGATRDVMLVGSLCGSAAQIAGILLFSHLSDRLGRTRVMLGGGIFLAVYAFPMFWLLDTGDPALIVLAMTLGYAGSAAVFGPMAAFCAELFPTKVRYTGVSLGYQGGSVLGGGLSPVVATALLGLAGGASWPIGAYLVAGALVTVVCLVITGDPTRWSEAEESEPARA; encoded by the coding sequence ATGGCAACGGCATCGGCGGGCCCGGACCGCGTCGCGGTGCGCAAGGCCGCGTTCGCCAGCGCGGTGGGCAACACGATCGAGCTCTACGACTTCCTGATCTACGGCACCGCGGCGGCCGTGGTGTTCAACAAGCTGTTCTTCCCCTCCGGTGACCCGTGGGTGGGGGCGCTCCTGGCGTTCGCCACGTTCGGCGCCGGGTTCCTCGCCCGGCCGCTCGGAGCCGCGGTCATCGGGCACTTCGGTGACCTGGTGGGCCGCAAGCGGATGCTCGTGATCACGCTGAGCGTGACCGGTGCGTGCACCGCGCTGATCGGGCTGCTGCCCACCTACCAGCAGGTCGGGGTGTGGGCCCCGCTGCTGCTCGTGACGCTGCGCCTGGTGCAGGGCTTCTTCCTGGGCGGGGAGCAGGGCGGCGCGGTGCTCATGGCGGTCGAGCACGCGCCCCCGCACCGGCACGGCTGGTACGGCGGCTGGACGTTCTTGGGCTCGCCGACCGGGATGTTCCTGGCCACCGGCGCGTTCGCCGGGGCCACCGCCCTGTCCGGGGACGCGTTCCTCAGCTGGGGGTGGCGGCTGCCGTTCCTGGTGAGCCTGGTGCTCGTGGGCGTGGGCCTGTACGTGCGGCTGCGGCTGGCCGAGAGCCCCGAGTTCGCGAAGATCCGGCAGCGCGGCGAGCGCGCCAGGCTCCCGGTCGCCGAGGCGTTCGCCCGGTCCTGGCGGCAGATCCTGCTGTCGGCCGGGGTGAACCTGGGCTTCAACACCTTCATCTTCATCCTGACCACGTTCCTGCTCACCTACGGCACCGAGGAGCTCGGCGCGACCCGCGACGTGATGCTGGTGGGCAGCCTGTGCGGCTCGGCGGCGCAGATCGCCGGGATCCTGCTGTTCTCCCACCTCTCCGACCGCCTGGGGCGCACCCGGGTGATGCTCGGCGGCGGGATCTTCCTCGCCGTCTACGCGTTCCCGATGTTCTGGCTGCTCGACACCGGCGACCCCGCGCTGATCGTGCTGGCCATGACCCTCGGCTACGCGGGATCGGCCGCGGTGTTCGGGCCGATGGCGGCGTTCTGCGCCGAGCTGTTCCCCACCAAGGTCCGCTACACCGGCGTGTCCCTCGGCTACCAGGGCGGGTCGGTGCTCGGCGGTGGCCTGTCGCCGGTCGTGGCGACCGCGCTGCTGGGGCTGGCCGGCGGGGCGTCCTGGCCCATCGGCGCCTACCTGGTGGCCGGTGCGCTGGTCACCGTGGTGTGCCTGGTGATCACCGGCGACCCCACCCGGTGGTCCGAAGCCGAGGAGTCCGAGCCCGCCCGGGCCTGA
- a CDS encoding MerR family transcriptional regulator: protein MLRSADEELTIDELAARAGVTVRTVRFYSSRGLLPPPRLRGRLGLYGGDHLARLDLIRELQALGFTLSAIERHLARLPEDASPDELALQRALIAPWTDEHAEDLDRHELDRRTGRHLDDELIGQLVDLGILQRIPGSEKLRVPSPAMLGVGLQILDLGLPSEMLVQAKNIVEEHTAQIAAELRELFAANVIRPYVERGRPQDERERVRAATDQLRPLTIQVLVNGFQRAVNDVIRDHV, encoded by the coding sequence ATGCTCCGAAGTGCGGACGAAGAGCTCACCATCGACGAACTGGCCGCCCGCGCCGGAGTCACCGTGCGCACCGTGCGGTTCTACTCGTCGCGGGGCCTGCTGCCGCCGCCGCGCCTGCGCGGTCGGCTCGGTCTCTACGGCGGGGACCACCTGGCGCGCCTCGACCTCATCCGCGAGCTGCAGGCACTCGGCTTCACGCTCTCGGCGATCGAGCGCCACCTGGCGCGGCTGCCCGAGGACGCCTCCCCTGACGAGCTCGCCCTGCAGCGCGCGCTCATCGCGCCGTGGACCGACGAGCACGCCGAGGACCTCGACCGCCACGAGCTCGACCGCCGCACCGGACGACACCTGGACGACGAGCTGATCGGCCAGCTCGTCGACCTCGGCATCCTGCAGCGCATCCCGGGGTCGGAGAAGCTGCGCGTGCCCAGCCCCGCGATGCTCGGGGTCGGGCTGCAGATCCTCGACCTGGGCCTGCCGTCGGAGATGCTGGTGCAGGCCAAGAACATCGTCGAGGAGCACACCGCGCAGATCGCCGCCGAGCTGCGCGAGCTGTTCGCCGCCAACGTGATACGCCCCTACGTGGAGCGCGGCCGCCCGCAGGACGAGCGGGAACGGGTCCGGGCGGCGACCGACCAGCTGCGGCCGCTGACGATCCAGGTGCTGGTCAACGGCTTCCAGCGCGCGGTCAACGACGTCATCCGCGACCACGTCTGA
- a CDS encoding DUF202 domain-containing protein, translating to MAERPDGPWDPGLQVERTTLAWLRTVLAFVVGLLMLLRLLGHESVVAAVGCAVITLPLGLLAGWLVWRRYRSSDQRLRERVPLPGGGLPAAVTVLSVLAGCSGLFYVLVY from the coding sequence ATGGCGGAGCGACCCGACGGCCCGTGGGACCCGGGACTGCAGGTCGAGCGCACCACGCTGGCGTGGCTGCGGACGGTCCTCGCGTTCGTGGTGGGACTGCTGATGCTGCTGCGCCTGCTGGGGCACGAGAGCGTGGTGGCCGCGGTGGGGTGCGCGGTGATCACGCTGCCGCTCGGCCTGCTCGCCGGGTGGCTGGTCTGGCGCCGCTACCGCAGCAGTGACCAGCGGCTGCGCGAGCGCGTCCCGCTGCCCGGCGGTGGGTTGCCCGCCGCGGTGACCGTGCTGTCGGTGCTGGCGGGCTGCTCGGGCCTGTTCTACGTGCTGGTCTACTGA
- a CDS encoding acyl-CoA dehydrogenase family protein, whose protein sequence is MRRELFEPEHEAFRETVRTFINKELVPHVDEWEAAGVVSRESWLAAGAQGLLGFAVDEQYGGGGVDDFRFNVVFDEELVAAGISGFGSPLHNDIVAPYLVKLANEEQKQRWLPGFCSGEIITAIAMTEPGAGSDLQGIRTTAVRDGDDFILNGQKTFISNGILADLVIVVARTDPDAGHEGISLLVVERGMPGFERGRNLDKIGQKSQDTAELFFNDVRVPAANLLGEEGKGFIYLMQNLPQERLSIAVASAATAEKVLGLTKEYCKDRTAFGRPIGKFQHIRFELAEMATEVEIGRVFTDRCVRDHVRGELDAEHAAMAKWWLSELNKRVVDRCLQLHGGYGYMTEYPVAKAFLDSRIQTIYGGTTEIMKEIIGRSMGF, encoded by the coding sequence ATGCGCAGGGAGTTGTTCGAGCCCGAGCACGAGGCGTTCCGCGAGACGGTGCGCACGTTCATCAACAAGGAGCTCGTGCCGCACGTCGACGAGTGGGAAGCGGCCGGGGTGGTCAGCCGCGAGTCCTGGCTCGCCGCCGGTGCGCAGGGCCTGCTCGGCTTCGCCGTCGACGAGCAGTACGGCGGCGGGGGCGTCGACGACTTCCGGTTCAACGTCGTCTTCGACGAGGAGCTGGTCGCGGCCGGCATCTCCGGGTTCGGCTCCCCGCTGCACAACGACATCGTCGCGCCCTACCTGGTCAAGCTCGCCAACGAGGAGCAGAAGCAGCGCTGGCTGCCGGGCTTCTGCTCGGGCGAGATCATCACCGCGATCGCCATGACCGAGCCGGGCGCGGGCAGCGACCTGCAGGGCATCCGCACCACCGCGGTGCGCGACGGCGACGACTTCATCCTCAACGGCCAGAAGACGTTCATCAGCAACGGCATCCTCGCCGACCTGGTGATCGTGGTGGCCCGCACCGACCCGGACGCCGGGCACGAGGGCATCAGCCTGCTCGTGGTGGAGCGCGGCATGCCCGGCTTCGAGCGCGGCCGCAACCTGGACAAGATCGGCCAGAAGTCACAGGACACCGCGGAGCTGTTCTTCAACGACGTGCGGGTGCCGGCCGCCAACCTGCTCGGCGAGGAGGGCAAGGGCTTCATCTACCTGATGCAGAACCTGCCGCAGGAGCGGCTGTCGATCGCGGTCGCCTCCGCGGCCACCGCCGAGAAGGTCCTGGGTCTCACCAAGGAGTACTGCAAGGACCGCACCGCCTTCGGCCGCCCGATCGGCAAGTTCCAGCACATCCGCTTCGAGCTGGCGGAGATGGCCACCGAGGTCGAGATCGGCCGGGTGTTCACCGACCGCTGCGTGCGGGACCACGTCCGCGGCGAGCTCGACGCCGAGCACGCCGCGATGGCGAAGTGGTGGCTCAGCGAGCTGAACAAGCGGGTGGTGGACCGCTGCCTGCAGCTGCACGGCGGCTACGGCTACATGACCGAGTACCCGGTGGCCAAGGCGTTCCTGGACTCGCGCATCCAGACCATCTACGGCGGGACCACCGAGATCATGAAGGAGATCATCGGTCGTTCCATGGGGTTCTGA
- a CDS encoding YidH family protein — protein MATDREDARWPKRLYEQGEEPDPRFTLANERTFLAWIRTALALMAGGVGVEALNAVTGQPNPLRTALAVVLLLAGVLCSATAFTRWMATERALRRGRPLPAPRLAPVLGYGLGVIGVAACVLLFVTGI, from the coding sequence ATGGCAACCGACCGGGAAGACGCGCGCTGGCCCAAGCGGCTCTACGAGCAGGGCGAGGAACCCGATCCCCGGTTCACCCTCGCCAACGAACGCACCTTCCTGGCCTGGATCCGCACCGCGCTCGCGCTGATGGCCGGTGGCGTCGGCGTGGAAGCGCTCAACGCGGTCACCGGCCAGCCGAATCCACTTCGGACCGCGCTGGCGGTGGTGCTGCTGCTCGCCGGTGTCCTGTGCAGCGCAACGGCTTTCACGCGGTGGATGGCCACCGAGCGCGCTCTGCGCCGCGGTCGTCCGCTTCCGGCCCCGCGCCTGGCCCCGGTGCTCGGCTACGGGCTCGGTGTCATCGGGGTGGCCGCGTGCGTCCTGCTGTTCGTCACCGGGATCTGA
- a CDS encoding MarR family winged helix-turn-helix transcriptional regulator: MAGSESRLALDRQLCFALYSASRAFTNLYRPLLGELGLTYPQYLVMLVLWERESLTVKELGAALRLDSGTLSPLLKRLEGSGLVVRRRSAEDERSVAVALTAEGRELQERARHIPDCMLDATGLEAEDVLELRSTVERLTASLDAAAARMEQESAR; encoded by the coding sequence ATGGCTGGATCGGAGTCGCGGTTGGCGTTGGACCGGCAGTTGTGCTTCGCCCTCTACAGCGCTTCACGCGCCTTCACCAACCTGTACCGGCCGCTCCTCGGCGAGCTCGGGCTCACCTACCCGCAGTACCTGGTGATGTTGGTGCTGTGGGAGCGGGAGTCGCTGACCGTCAAGGAACTCGGCGCGGCGTTGCGGCTGGACTCGGGCACGTTGTCCCCCTTGCTGAAGCGGCTGGAGGGCAGCGGGCTCGTGGTGCGGCGGCGCAGCGCGGAGGACGAGCGGTCCGTGGCCGTCGCGTTGACGGCCGAGGGACGCGAGCTGCAGGAGCGAGCCCGGCACATCCCGGACTGCATGCTGGACGCGACCGGTCTGGAGGCCGAGGACGTGCTCGAGCTGCGGTCCACAGTAGAACGGCTGACCGCCTCGCTGGACGCGGCGGCAGCCCGGATGGAGCAGGAGTCGGCGAGATGA
- a CDS encoding alkaline phosphatase family protein has translation MDWIVAPDANGRALPDVLPSLLGSMGLAGFTDTIGFPECRTAAVLLVDGLGRDLLRDHAADAPFLAGLLTESPLTAGFPTTTVTSITSLGTGRCAGEHGLVGYTFAEPTGGLLHPLSWASRGSERRSMLESWPPERAQPTTTVLERAAAAGVDVRTAVPAEFEGSGLTRAALRGGEFRGQRALGDLAAELLHALSGDGPGLCYGYHGHLDLLGHVHGPGSLPWRMQLAQVDRLVASVADQMPPGSVLAVIADHGMVEVDPATAYDVDTDPVLADGVRLLGGEARARHVYTEPGAVDEVLAAWRERIGDDGLVLTGEQAIDEGWFGPVVSDVVRPRIGDVLAVMRESEVVRSVAEPGESALRGQHGSLTSAEQYVPLLVLGG, from the coding sequence ATGGACTGGATCGTCGCTCCCGACGCCAACGGACGTGCACTGCCCGACGTCCTGCCGTCCCTGCTGGGCTCCATGGGGCTGGCGGGCTTCACCGACACCATCGGCTTCCCGGAGTGCCGGACCGCCGCGGTGCTGCTCGTCGACGGCCTCGGCCGCGACCTGCTGCGCGACCACGCCGCGGACGCACCGTTCCTCGCCGGTCTGCTCACCGAGTCCCCGCTGACCGCGGGGTTCCCGACCACCACGGTCACCAGCATCACCTCGCTGGGCACCGGCCGGTGCGCCGGGGAGCACGGGCTCGTCGGCTACACCTTCGCCGAACCGACCGGTGGCCTGCTGCACCCGCTGAGCTGGGCCTCCCGGGGCTCGGAGCGCCGCAGCATGCTGGAGAGCTGGCCGCCGGAGCGGGCGCAGCCGACGACCACGGTGCTGGAGCGCGCCGCGGCGGCCGGGGTCGACGTCCGGACCGCGGTGCCCGCGGAGTTCGAGGGCAGCGGCCTGACCCGCGCCGCGCTGCGCGGCGGGGAGTTCCGCGGCCAGCGCGCGCTGGGCGACCTCGCCGCGGAGCTGCTGCACGCGCTCAGCGGGGACGGCCCCGGGCTGTGCTACGGCTACCACGGCCACCTCGACCTGCTCGGCCACGTGCACGGCCCCGGCTCGCTGCCGTGGCGGATGCAGCTGGCCCAGGTCGACCGCCTGGTGGCCTCGGTGGCCGACCAGATGCCGCCCGGTTCGGTGCTGGCGGTGATCGCCGACCACGGCATGGTCGAGGTCGACCCGGCCACGGCCTACGACGTCGACACCGATCCCGTGCTGGCCGACGGGGTGCGGCTGCTCGGTGGGGAAGCCCGCGCCCGGCACGTCTACACCGAACCCGGGGCGGTCGACGAGGTGCTCGCCGCGTGGCGGGAGCGCATCGGCGACGACGGGCTGGTGCTCACCGGGGAGCAGGCCATCGACGAGGGCTGGTTCGGCCCGGTGGTGTCCGACGTGGTGCGGCCGCGCATCGGGGACGTGCTGGCGGTCATGCGCGAGTCCGAGGTGGTCCGCTCGGTCGCCGAACCGGGGGAGAGCGCGTTGCGCGGCCAGCACGGTTCGCTGACGTCGGCCGAGCAGTACGTCCCGCTGTTGGTGCTGGGAGGGTGA
- a CDS encoding organic hydroperoxide resistance protein → MTVLYTAEATATGEGRGGHTRSSDGVLDLDLAIPKEMGGPGGAASNPEQLFAAGYAACFHSALQLVARRSKVDITDSKVTAQVGIGPNGNGGYQLSVGLVVDLPGVPADKARELTEAADQVCPYSNAVRGNVEIDLRVA, encoded by the coding sequence ATGACAGTCCTCTACACAGCGGAAGCGACGGCCACCGGCGAAGGGCGCGGTGGGCACACCCGGTCCTCGGACGGCGTCCTCGACCTCGACCTGGCGATCCCGAAGGAGATGGGCGGACCCGGCGGTGCCGCCAGCAACCCGGAACAGCTGTTCGCTGCCGGGTACGCGGCCTGCTTCCACAGCGCGCTGCAGCTGGTGGCCCGGCGGTCCAAGGTCGACATCACGGACTCGAAGGTGACCGCCCAGGTCGGCATCGGCCCCAACGGCAACGGCGGTTACCAGCTCAGCGTCGGCCTGGTCGTCGACCTGCCCGGCGTGCCCGCAGACAAGGCCCGGGAACTGACCGAGGCGGCCGACCAGGTGTGCCCGTACTCGAACGCGGTGCGCGGCAACGTCGAGATCGACCTGCGCGTGGCCTGA